The Verrucomicrobium spinosum DSM 4136 = JCM 18804 genome includes a region encoding these proteins:
- a CDS encoding DUF4962 domain-containing protein: MALLLLSSTTFAQVASPVHGVEKLPAGVTRVTPSELRVDRDFITPGWLDKPAPQGEVDNNPPWLHVVVPILTGNEQAKSEKRARISSQKWNRRFYFKLSQDPQLQKSVMESGPKRWSFFNPYRKLAPGTWYWTYGVADAEAPDKPRWIGTTYSFRIRGDEFSGKIPPTPEVLLAAVKARKTGPLVTCSLDEVGNMLPTSEAPALAAQIKEDLEKSMGKGADGKIDDPLVEARMNVRLLRGYLMTGDTKYKDLAIKREIELERLHSARRNSKPKPTEPQGPAPGKPAAGEHQFLLVDAFYDDLPKNLQEKYLQAVYMPMCADEGVSPELHEYLEHALYDNHAWQGRFPGLLMGSIILCRHKPEMDDWVKYAYELFLYRCPAFSRTDGGSSEGNGYFGVHEEQMVHVPWVLYKLTGFNFYNEKPWFRNLGRFMTYSSPPGNPGISFEDAGDDGGTSVPYLTEIMSRMCPENDFNLWRNKTVGRRSPLHFAADLGKGAKAWDMFSVWKKFPAPDLSKVKLPVEKSAAFKDVGLVCMHTDLENASNNMMLNFRAGPYGSEGHTHPAQNAFTLAYGGEPLFWRTGYYNGGPEHNILSYKCSRAHNTIMADGLVQGFHQSAYAWIARFADGERISYTVGDASDAYNAKHHLFSIPYDPNKTGNKVELRRNYRIGTRENGFGDPGVTRFRRHMVMLRPHHVLIYDELEAKKPITWTFQLGARQEMKMLSDSSFATANGHGLGTAKLYCMASMKGSLTDKFMGEARDDENKRKGQNPPNWHGKMTTQEALPATRFLTVLSVAPGKSLEMKVPEPVATAGADGRTRIKVGDYLVSVELDPTKPSYLSANDIGGTCALVTGQAAQEILLGGNRRPAAKPGSTLLWETKTAKGEVFQEKTDELPDSLKFGNRYF; encoded by the coding sequence ATGGCTCTATTGCTCTTGTCATCGACCACATTTGCACAGGTGGCTTCACCCGTTCACGGGGTGGAGAAGTTGCCCGCAGGGGTGACCCGTGTCACCCCGTCCGAATTGCGGGTTGATCGTGATTTCATCACACCCGGATGGCTGGACAAGCCAGCACCGCAGGGGGAGGTGGACAACAATCCACCCTGGCTGCATGTCGTGGTGCCAATCCTGACGGGAAACGAACAGGCCAAGTCTGAGAAGAGGGCTCGCATCTCCAGCCAGAAGTGGAACCGTCGATTCTACTTCAAACTTTCCCAGGATCCTCAGTTGCAGAAGAGCGTGATGGAAAGCGGCCCCAAGCGGTGGTCGTTCTTCAATCCCTACCGTAAGTTGGCACCAGGAACCTGGTACTGGACGTACGGCGTGGCGGACGCTGAGGCGCCGGACAAGCCCAGGTGGATCGGCACCACTTATTCGTTCCGCATTCGCGGTGACGAATTTTCCGGGAAAATTCCTCCAACACCGGAGGTTTTGCTGGCAGCCGTCAAGGCCCGGAAAACAGGCCCCTTGGTGACTTGCTCACTTGATGAGGTAGGCAACATGCTGCCCACCTCAGAAGCACCTGCTTTGGCTGCGCAGATCAAGGAAGATCTCGAAAAGAGCATGGGAAAAGGAGCGGACGGGAAAATCGACGATCCCCTTGTGGAGGCACGGATGAACGTCCGGTTGCTGCGGGGCTACTTGATGACGGGCGATACCAAATACAAGGACCTGGCGATCAAGCGTGAGATCGAACTGGAGCGTTTGCATAGCGCCAGACGAAATTCAAAGCCCAAGCCGACAGAGCCTCAAGGACCGGCACCGGGAAAGCCTGCAGCGGGGGAGCATCAGTTTTTGCTGGTGGACGCCTTCTATGACGACCTGCCGAAGAACCTGCAGGAGAAGTATCTTCAGGCGGTGTACATGCCCATGTGTGCAGATGAAGGGGTCAGCCCTGAGCTGCACGAGTACCTGGAGCATGCGTTGTACGACAACCATGCGTGGCAAGGGCGCTTTCCGGGATTGTTGATGGGCTCAATCATCCTGTGCCGGCACAAGCCGGAAATGGATGATTGGGTGAAGTATGCCTATGAATTGTTCTTATACCGTTGCCCCGCCTTTAGTCGCACCGATGGTGGGAGCAGTGAAGGCAATGGCTACTTTGGAGTGCATGAGGAACAGATGGTCCATGTGCCCTGGGTGCTTTATAAACTGACCGGATTCAATTTCTACAATGAAAAGCCCTGGTTCCGGAACCTCGGTCGTTTCATGACCTATTCCAGCCCGCCGGGAAATCCTGGGATTTCATTTGAAGATGCAGGTGACGATGGGGGGACAAGTGTGCCCTACTTGACCGAGATCATGTCTCGCATGTGTCCGGAGAACGATTTCAATCTCTGGCGCAACAAGACGGTCGGTAGAAGGAGTCCGTTGCACTTTGCGGCTGACTTGGGCAAAGGTGCCAAAGCCTGGGACATGTTTTCCGTGTGGAAAAAGTTCCCCGCCCCGGATCTGTCAAAAGTGAAGCTGCCTGTCGAAAAATCGGCCGCCTTCAAAGATGTGGGCCTGGTCTGCATGCACACGGATCTTGAGAATGCATCCAACAATATGATGCTAAACTTCCGTGCCGGTCCTTATGGATCAGAGGGGCACACGCATCCGGCACAAAATGCGTTCACTCTTGCCTATGGAGGCGAGCCTTTGTTCTGGCGCACTGGGTACTACAATGGCGGACCCGAGCACAATATACTTAGCTACAAATGCTCCCGTGCACATAACACCATCATGGCGGACGGTCTGGTGCAGGGCTTTCATCAAAGTGCCTATGCTTGGATCGCCCGTTTCGCAGATGGTGAACGGATCAGCTATACGGTGGGGGATGCCTCAGACGCCTACAATGCGAAGCATCACCTCTTCAGCATCCCTTATGACCCGAACAAGACCGGGAACAAGGTCGAATTGCGCCGAAATTACCGCATAGGCACCCGTGAGAACGGATTTGGTGATCCAGGAGTCACCCGCTTCCGTCGGCACATGGTAATGCTGCGTCCTCATCATGTGCTGATCTATGATGAGCTGGAGGCTAAGAAGCCCATTACATGGACCTTTCAGCTCGGAGCCCGCCAGGAGATGAAAATGCTAAGCGACTCCAGCTTTGCGACGGCCAACGGTCATGGGCTGGGAACGGCCAAACTCTACTGTATGGCTTCGATGAAGGGCTCCCTCACAGACAAATTCATGGGTGAGGCCAGGGACGATGAGAACAAGCGAAAGGGCCAAAATCCACCTAACTGGCATGGCAAGATGACCACGCAGGAGGCGCTGCCTGCTACTCGTTTCTTGACTGTGTTGAGTGTGGCCCCGGGTAAAAGCCTGGAGATGAAAGTGCCAGAGCCGGTCGCCACGGCTGGTGCGGATGGCCGCACCAGAATTAAGGTGGGTGATTACCTCGTCTCCGTGGAGCTGGATCCCACCAAACCGTCCTATTTGTCTGCCAACGACATCGGCGGAACATGCGCTCTGGTCACAGGCCAGGCCGCCCAGGAGATCTTGCTGGGAGGGAACCGCCGTCCCGCCGCCAAGCCGGGCAGCACTCTGCTCTGGGAAACCAAGACAGCCAAAGGGGAGGTGTTCCAGGAAAAGACAGATGAACTGCCGGACTCCCTGAAATTCGGTAACCGCTATTTCTGA
- the vccA gene encoding Verru_Chthon cassette protein A, whose protein sequence is MKQSTQHSTPVHRRRRGMALVMVLVIVSLLMTLVLAMLTMGSSEARSAAAFSQTNHVRSLGEMPSTIVMGQIREATSKLEMTHTWASQPGMIRVFGTDETPIPGRAALKKVWRLYSSPKMTEDGTAFDATMEAGTLSSWSTNPALFTDLNEPVATIRADGSVRKVYPILDENALTTTDGVTKGKMAGFGLASNAGPPGASELHPLPMPVSWLYVLQDGKMIAPVSGTGSTAKFKSGDVTATNPIVGRIAFWADDETCKVNINTASEGTGWDVPRTTSWTDRTFAFYPPGFNEFQRFPGHPAMTCLSTVLQAFDTKYDYQFPRTQAGGTVSNKDAYQSWLKSIYSLTPRINLGNENVSSMGGTVPYKSLAGIPLKRERLFSSIDEFFYGSGYDAPSQQRLPISNDSTINSQDLEMGRFFLTAHSRAPEVNLYNRPRISLWPVQNETGKRTAKDKLMVYCATTSNQLGAFQRATTWDKTSSDTKPWSALSPTEDFQIQGNQTIFCYLQELTKAGAPGFGSSSFDGKYGALNRNQILLNMFDLLRWGVNTRNKRDTPEYFYLTPDNYPGVKGEPAGQGSAAPVVAASTSVETFSHKLKTFGRFPSVVEASIVFMATDIKKKATDPSVPLPPSDGDTNGAQANKMRAFLILQPFAPVAGLPSYTPLLRYRIKGLDSWKVNGQEMGFPADAVNRCWTPGAKDNGRSSPYSGLVEQFHGKTMAPSSGGDETANFPFFSEEIDLSSTTKETFDFTGGPITIETHIVTGPSGAVGESTLVQTSTMDFPSASGWPSPSLRWNLSKMPANTSLDVAKMYMDLDRRLRRTSADTEVSAAWISEYVIVKGDTVRSVVVSAASDSTTKGDYRMLCALREVPSQAFTHHPDYFSTTKAEAQSLRNGAKTSAPHFGRSYVGPGTIFGQQHAWQIAGYDFDSKNKVTKTYGLLKDVQYSDVCQSVGPIKLDGAFNAFDLPGDWDTGSGGFEDGPYVNKPDDNGMTTVGKNGAGYYGRMAGLGQDYTEASSFSPNRQICSAVAFGSLPSGVYSMPSPVNKAVPWQTLLFCPNPPSRSTGAGQEPSEADHWGFKPPRDHLFLDLFWMPVVEPYAISEPFSTAGKVNLNTQIMPFSYIRRDTGLCATLRSLRITALTPDLAYGGGTPAKCYKDVNSSLSYETAHEVNMDETLKGLARRFDAGDIYRSASEICDIFLVPRKIIGRDYPPHDQTAANPTYAQMVNWWNGSLDNQKDAHELTGDNLRESPYNQIYARLTTKSNTFTVHHRVQVLKKARSTAADEWDESMDRMVAETRGSTLIERYIDPNDSQVPNFVANPKQSGALDDYYRFRVILRKTFAP, encoded by the coding sequence ATGAAACAATCCACTCAACATTCCACCCCTGTGCACCGCAGAAGGCGGGGCATGGCACTGGTGATGGTTCTGGTGATCGTCTCACTCCTCATGACCCTGGTGTTGGCGATGCTCACCATGGGCTCCTCAGAGGCTCGTTCCGCAGCCGCGTTCAGTCAGACCAACCATGTGCGAAGTTTGGGCGAGATGCCTTCCACGATCGTCATGGGGCAGATTCGGGAGGCAACCTCCAAGCTGGAGATGACACACACCTGGGCCTCGCAGCCCGGCATGATCCGCGTCTTTGGCACCGATGAAACCCCAATTCCAGGAAGGGCGGCTTTGAAAAAAGTCTGGCGTCTCTACTCCTCCCCCAAGATGACGGAGGATGGCACAGCATTTGACGCGACGATGGAGGCAGGCACCCTTTCTTCCTGGAGCACAAACCCGGCGCTTTTCACCGACCTCAACGAACCCGTCGCCACGATTCGTGCCGATGGATCCGTCAGAAAGGTCTATCCCATTCTCGACGAAAATGCCCTGACCACCACAGACGGTGTTACGAAAGGGAAGATGGCAGGCTTTGGGCTGGCCTCCAATGCCGGACCACCGGGCGCATCTGAGTTGCATCCATTGCCGATGCCCGTCAGTTGGCTTTACGTCTTGCAGGACGGGAAGATGATCGCTCCTGTCAGCGGAACCGGATCCACCGCAAAATTCAAATCTGGCGACGTCACTGCCACCAACCCCATTGTGGGCCGAATCGCCTTTTGGGCGGATGATGAGACCTGCAAAGTCAACATCAACACCGCGAGCGAGGGGACCGGATGGGACGTGCCGCGAACCACGAGTTGGACGGACCGCACCTTTGCCTTTTACCCGCCGGGCTTCAATGAGTTTCAACGGTTTCCAGGCCATCCGGCCATGACCTGCCTGAGCACCGTCCTGCAGGCATTTGACACCAAGTACGATTATCAGTTTCCGAGAACCCAGGCGGGTGGGACCGTCTCCAACAAGGATGCCTACCAGTCCTGGCTCAAGAGCATCTACAGCCTCACTCCCAGAATCAACCTCGGCAATGAGAACGTGAGTTCCATGGGAGGCACAGTGCCCTACAAGAGCCTTGCGGGCATTCCACTCAAGAGAGAGCGCCTCTTCAGCTCGATTGATGAATTTTTCTATGGCTCCGGTTATGACGCTCCCAGTCAGCAAAGACTCCCCATCTCCAACGATAGCACCATCAATTCCCAGGACCTGGAGATGGGGCGCTTCTTCCTCACCGCCCACAGCCGGGCTCCTGAAGTCAACCTCTACAACCGTCCGCGCATCTCTCTCTGGCCCGTCCAGAATGAAACAGGCAAGCGCACAGCCAAGGACAAGCTGATGGTCTATTGCGCCACAACATCCAATCAACTGGGTGCATTCCAGCGGGCGACCACCTGGGACAAAACCTCCAGCGACACCAAACCGTGGTCTGCTCTGAGCCCTACTGAAGACTTCCAGATCCAGGGCAACCAGACGATCTTCTGCTATTTGCAGGAACTCACCAAGGCAGGAGCGCCTGGGTTTGGCTCCAGCAGTTTCGACGGCAAATACGGGGCACTCAATCGAAACCAGATTCTGCTGAATATGTTCGACCTTCTGCGCTGGGGGGTGAACACCCGAAACAAAAGGGATACGCCGGAGTACTTTTACCTTACTCCCGATAACTATCCAGGCGTCAAGGGAGAGCCAGCAGGTCAGGGATCGGCCGCGCCGGTTGTTGCAGCGAGCACTTCTGTAGAAACTTTCAGCCACAAGCTCAAGACGTTTGGCCGTTTCCCCTCAGTTGTGGAGGCATCAATCGTATTCATGGCCACGGACATCAAGAAAAAAGCGACTGACCCAAGTGTTCCACTCCCTCCTTCAGACGGGGACACCAACGGAGCACAAGCCAATAAAATGCGCGCTTTTTTGATCCTTCAGCCTTTCGCCCCTGTGGCCGGCCTGCCCAGCTACACCCCCTTGCTGCGCTACCGCATCAAGGGTTTGGATTCATGGAAAGTAAACGGTCAGGAGATGGGGTTCCCCGCAGACGCCGTCAATCGTTGTTGGACTCCTGGTGCCAAAGATAATGGGCGGTCATCTCCCTATTCCGGCCTGGTCGAACAGTTCCACGGGAAAACCATGGCCCCCAGCAGTGGGGGTGATGAAACTGCAAATTTCCCATTTTTCAGCGAGGAGATCGACCTCTCCTCCACGACCAAGGAGACGTTCGATTTCACAGGTGGACCCATCACGATTGAAACGCACATCGTCACCGGGCCGTCGGGCGCGGTGGGCGAGTCCACGCTGGTCCAAACCTCAACCATGGACTTTCCCAGCGCCTCTGGCTGGCCCTCACCTTCGCTCAGGTGGAACTTGAGCAAGATGCCCGCCAACACCTCTCTCGATGTTGCCAAGATGTACATGGACCTTGACCGGCGATTGAGGAGGACAAGCGCGGATACAGAGGTGTCGGCCGCGTGGATTTCAGAATATGTGATCGTCAAGGGTGACACTGTCCGCTCTGTCGTCGTCTCAGCCGCCTCTGATTCGACAACCAAAGGTGACTACCGCATGCTCTGTGCCCTGCGGGAAGTTCCCTCCCAGGCCTTTACTCACCACCCTGATTACTTCAGCACCACCAAAGCTGAGGCTCAATCCCTCAGGAATGGCGCAAAGACATCAGCCCCTCACTTTGGCCGGAGTTACGTAGGGCCAGGGACTATTTTCGGCCAGCAGCACGCTTGGCAGATTGCAGGCTACGACTTTGATTCGAAGAACAAGGTCACAAAAACCTACGGATTGCTCAAGGATGTGCAATACAGTGACGTCTGCCAGTCAGTCGGACCGATCAAACTGGATGGGGCGTTCAATGCGTTCGATCTGCCTGGTGACTGGGATACAGGAAGTGGCGGCTTCGAAGATGGGCCGTATGTCAACAAGCCGGATGACAACGGCATGACCACAGTGGGAAAGAACGGTGCAGGGTATTATGGCCGCATGGCCGGCCTAGGCCAAGATTACACCGAAGCCTCCTCGTTCTCCCCAAACCGTCAGATATGCTCGGCAGTGGCATTTGGATCCTTGCCGTCAGGGGTTTACTCCATGCCCTCCCCCGTGAATAAGGCGGTCCCATGGCAAACGCTCTTGTTTTGCCCCAACCCACCATCTCGCTCCACAGGAGCGGGGCAGGAACCGTCGGAAGCGGACCATTGGGGATTTAAACCGCCACGCGACCACTTGTTTCTCGATCTATTCTGGATGCCCGTGGTGGAGCCCTATGCGATCAGCGAGCCTTTCTCAACTGCCGGAAAGGTCAATCTCAACACCCAGATCATGCCCTTTTCATACATTCGCCGGGACACGGGACTGTGTGCCACGCTGCGAAGCCTGAGAATCACCGCTTTAACCCCCGACCTCGCATATGGAGGTGGCACACCTGCAAAGTGCTATAAGGATGTCAACTCGAGTCTGAGCTATGAAACAGCGCACGAGGTCAACATGGACGAAACGCTCAAAGGGCTCGCCCGGCGCTTTGACGCCGGAGACATCTATAGAAGTGCTTCGGAGATCTGCGACATCTTCCTTGTCCCCAGAAAAATCATTGGCCGAGACTATCCGCCTCATGACCAAACAGCTGCAAATCCCACCTATGCACAGATGGTCAACTGGTGGAACGGCTCCCTCGACAACCAGAAAGATGCGCACGAGCTCACGGGTGACAACCTGCGTGAATCGCCCTACAACCAGATCTACGCACGCCTCACGACGAAATCGAACACCTTCACCGTCCACCATCGTGTCCAAGTGCTGAAGAAGGCCCGCTCAACGGCGGCTGACGAGTGGGATGAGAGCATGGACCGGATGGTCGCGGAAACCCGCGGCTCCACCCTCATCGAGCGATACATTGATCCCAACGACTCCCAGGTCCCCAACTTTGTCGCCAATCCCAAGCAAAGCGGTGCCCTCGACGACTACTATCGCTTCCGCGTCATTCTCAGAAAAACGTTCGCCCCGTAG
- a CDS encoding PVC-type heme-binding CxxCH protein, translated as MKHWLLPIVAAFVASLPLRADPLVYQGTEGPGKGKHIVFLAGDHEYRSEETAPALARLLAKHEGFKCTVLFNLNPTDGTIAAGKSNMPGMEALGTADLAVVFLRFQVFPDEQMKHLDDYLNRGGAVVGLRTSTHAFKSEKGGVFEKYSTNSKIKDYEGGFGHQVLGQTWVGHYGKNHEQSTRITVIPDKSAHPILRGVKDVWVHAGAYVGKPASGEVLTMAQPLNGMTPDSAADTTKAPMPSEWTRTYTSPSGKVGRVFTSLYGASEDLTNEGYRRLLVNGCLWAVGLEADIKPDLNVALVGPFNPSPFGMNSHVRGVKPAMYEGFSSPIPAAGPKRDSATSKSEELKGALPILNVALKAEAPAKTKGKGKQKPAAAPELPPASVPEGYRDPLPFTFQQNDVVAILGNGLADRMQHDGWTETLLYSQLPGLDLRFRNMSTSGDRPERQPRSKGQISMPAYLRKVQPTVVFAFFGYNESFDGAGKTDKYRQQLSDFVKTTRSARAEGAKVPRIVLFSPIAAEDTKDPNLPDNKALNRQLEIYAKATEDAARESGVAYVDLYHPSLELYQKASSRLTINGVHLSSEGNRQLAEVIAKALLGKVTAAPASLEKLRQVVLEKSLFWHNRYHASNGNDVWGSRSTLAFVDGQTNAEVLQHELNMLDVMTSNRDERIWACAKGKDKPVSDSNVPAPVPVISNLGGRKSAKTAGADPTYLSGEQTAKSIAVAKGFEVNLFADEAKFPQLANPVQMQVDTRGRLWAAVWPTYPTWEPLKPMKDALIIFHDDNADGKADRATEFARVQNPLGFEFWNGGVIVTCRSELLFLKDTNGDDIADSRTILLQGFDTSDTHHGANNLTLGPDGGIYWQSGVFMVHNFEQPWASSLQTSASAMYRFNPRRFSVDVVATNAPNPHGTAFDYWGYQYATDGTTGRAYQVRPNGGKFKMFELLKKEVRPVAACEVVSSTQFPDSMQGDFLICNVIGFLGLKHYHLERNATEGTVWGEPAGDELTIQSSGPNGEVLQEKSRGFLMSSDKNFRPSDAIFGADGALYVSDWHNTIIGHMQHNVRDPNRDQIHGRIYRITATGRPLQKPVAIAGQPLTALLENLKNPVDGIRHRTRIELSGRDSKEVIAAVQKWTQQFDPNKAEDAHPLLEALWLHQQHNVQNPTLLGQLLKSPELHARNAAQVAQTLWSNAGSAQKGGTIPEVEEEAPVKKSGVISDGPELTEVRVGTIREKLMFDIKEFTVKAGKKVRLTFANSDFMPHNLLVVKPGKADEIGNQAVAMGAAGFAKGFIPDSREILWSSKLIEQGKEDVGEFLAPTPPGDYPFICSFPGHHMVMRGVMKVR; from the coding sequence ATGAAACACTGGTTACTCCCCATCGTTGCCGCATTCGTGGCGTCACTGCCCCTAAGAGCGGATCCGCTCGTCTATCAAGGGACCGAAGGGCCGGGCAAAGGAAAACACATTGTTTTCCTCGCCGGCGACCACGAATACCGGTCAGAGGAAACTGCACCCGCCCTGGCGCGGCTGCTGGCCAAGCACGAGGGCTTCAAGTGCACGGTCTTGTTCAACCTCAACCCCACGGATGGAACCATTGCCGCTGGCAAGTCGAACATGCCGGGCATGGAAGCGCTGGGCACCGCCGATCTGGCGGTGGTGTTCCTCCGGTTCCAAGTATTTCCCGACGAGCAGATGAAGCACTTGGACGACTACCTGAACCGTGGTGGGGCGGTGGTCGGCCTGCGCACCTCCACCCATGCGTTCAAGTCCGAAAAGGGCGGCGTCTTTGAAAAGTACAGCACCAACAGCAAAATCAAAGACTATGAGGGCGGATTTGGCCATCAGGTGCTCGGGCAGACTTGGGTCGGCCACTATGGCAAAAATCATGAACAAAGCACGCGGATCACGGTGATCCCTGACAAGTCTGCGCACCCCATCCTGCGCGGTGTCAAAGACGTCTGGGTACACGCCGGTGCCTATGTCGGCAAACCGGCAAGTGGTGAGGTGTTGACCATGGCACAGCCCCTCAACGGCATGACGCCAGACTCTGCGGCGGACACGACCAAGGCTCCAATGCCTTCGGAATGGACTCGCACCTACACATCTCCCTCCGGCAAAGTCGGAAGGGTCTTCACCTCCCTTTACGGTGCCTCTGAGGACCTGACCAACGAAGGGTACCGTAGGTTGCTTGTCAACGGATGCCTCTGGGCGGTCGGTCTGGAAGCAGACATCAAGCCTGACCTCAACGTTGCGCTGGTCGGCCCCTTCAACCCCAGCCCCTTTGGCATGAATTCTCACGTCCGCGGCGTCAAACCCGCGATGTATGAAGGCTTCTCCAGCCCCATCCCTGCGGCAGGCCCCAAACGCGACAGCGCGACCAGCAAAAGCGAAGAACTCAAGGGCGCATTGCCCATTCTCAATGTCGCCTTGAAAGCAGAGGCTCCCGCCAAGACCAAGGGAAAAGGAAAACAAAAGCCCGCAGCCGCTCCCGAGCTGCCGCCCGCTAGTGTGCCCGAGGGTTATCGCGACCCCCTCCCATTCACGTTTCAGCAAAACGATGTGGTCGCCATTCTGGGCAACGGCCTCGCCGACCGGATGCAGCATGATGGATGGACGGAGACTCTCTTGTACAGTCAGCTTCCGGGCCTGGATTTGCGCTTCCGCAACATGAGCACCAGCGGTGACCGGCCCGAGCGGCAGCCACGCAGTAAAGGCCAGATCTCCATGCCAGCCTACCTGCGCAAGGTCCAGCCCACGGTGGTCTTCGCCTTCTTCGGCTACAACGAGTCCTTTGACGGTGCCGGCAAGACAGACAAATACCGCCAGCAACTGTCTGACTTTGTCAAAACCACACGAAGCGCGCGGGCAGAGGGTGCCAAGGTGCCCCGAATTGTTTTATTCAGCCCCATCGCCGCAGAAGACACCAAAGATCCCAACCTGCCGGACAACAAAGCTCTGAATCGCCAGCTTGAGATTTATGCAAAAGCCACAGAAGATGCTGCCCGGGAGTCGGGTGTCGCCTATGTGGATCTGTATCACCCTTCCCTGGAGCTTTATCAGAAAGCATCCTCACGCCTCACGATCAACGGGGTGCACCTCAGCAGCGAGGGCAATCGCCAGCTCGCAGAAGTCATTGCCAAAGCTCTGCTTGGCAAGGTGACAGCGGCTCCCGCATCTCTCGAAAAACTGCGTCAGGTCGTGCTTGAGAAAAGCCTCTTCTGGCACAACCGCTATCATGCCTCCAATGGGAACGATGTCTGGGGCAGCAGGTCCACCCTTGCCTTCGTGGACGGCCAGACCAACGCAGAAGTCCTGCAGCACGAACTCAACATGCTGGATGTGATGACATCGAACCGCGATGAACGCATCTGGGCCTGTGCGAAGGGCAAGGACAAGCCCGTGAGCGACAGCAATGTACCGGCCCCGGTGCCCGTCATCTCCAACCTTGGCGGGAGAAAAAGTGCCAAGACTGCTGGCGCAGACCCCACCTATCTCAGCGGCGAACAAACCGCGAAGTCCATCGCGGTGGCAAAGGGCTTTGAGGTCAATCTCTTCGCAGACGAGGCGAAATTCCCCCAACTGGCCAACCCCGTGCAGATGCAGGTGGACACCCGCGGCCGGCTCTGGGCGGCCGTCTGGCCCACCTATCCCACTTGGGAACCTCTCAAACCCATGAAGGACGCCCTGATCATCTTCCATGATGACAATGCGGATGGGAAGGCGGACCGGGCGACCGAGTTTGCCAGGGTGCAAAACCCGCTGGGTTTTGAGTTCTGGAATGGCGGAGTGATCGTCACCTGCCGGTCAGAACTGCTCTTCCTGAAAGACACCAACGGGGACGACATCGCCGACAGCCGCACCATTCTCCTTCAGGGATTCGACACGTCTGACACCCACCATGGTGCCAACAATCTCACCCTCGGCCCGGACGGTGGCATCTATTGGCAGAGCGGCGTCTTCATGGTGCACAACTTCGAGCAGCCCTGGGCCTCCTCGCTGCAGACCTCAGCCTCGGCCATGTATCGGTTCAATCCTCGTCGCTTCAGCGTTGATGTGGTCGCCACCAACGCCCCCAACCCTCACGGCACGGCATTCGACTATTGGGGCTATCAGTACGCCACGGACGGCACCACCGGCCGCGCCTACCAGGTGCGCCCCAACGGCGGCAAGTTCAAGATGTTTGAACTGCTGAAGAAGGAAGTGAGGCCGGTGGCGGCCTGCGAGGTCGTTTCCAGCACCCAATTCCCGGATTCCATGCAGGGCGATTTCCTGATCTGCAACGTGATTGGGTTTCTGGGCCTCAAACACTACCACCTGGAGCGCAATGCCACTGAAGGCACGGTGTGGGGCGAACCTGCAGGCGACGAACTCACCATCCAAAGCAGCGGGCCCAATGGAGAAGTGCTCCAGGAGAAGTCCCGCGGCTTCCTCATGAGCAGTGACAAAAACTTCCGCCCCTCCGACGCCATCTTTGGAGCGGACGGCGCCCTCTATGTGAGCGACTGGCACAACACCATCATCGGTCACATGCAGCACAACGTGCGTGACCCCAACCGCGATCAGATTCACGGTCGCATCTACCGCATCACTGCAACAGGCCGCCCGCTGCAAAAGCCCGTGGCCATCGCGGGACAGCCCCTGACGGCACTGCTGGAAAACCTGAAGAATCCCGTGGACGGCATCCGCCACCGCACCCGGATCGAATTGAGCGGGCGCGATTCCAAAGAAGTGATCGCGGCGGTGCAAAAATGGACACAGCAGTTTGACCCCAACAAGGCTGAAGACGCCCACCCCCTCCTGGAGGCCCTGTGGTTGCACCAGCAGCACAACGTCCAGAATCCAACACTGCTTGGGCAATTGCTCAAGTCTCCGGAGTTGCATGCCCGCAACGCTGCCCAAGTGGCGCAAACCCTCTGGTCCAACGCGGGAAGCGCCCAGAAGGGCGGCACCATCCCCGAGGTGGAAGAGGAGGCACCGGTCAAAAAGTCAGGCGTTATTTCCGATGGCCCAGAGCTGACGGAAGTTCGCGTCGGCACCATTCGTGAAAAGCTGATGTTCGACATCAAGGAATTCACCGTGAAAGCCGGCAAAAAAGTCCGCCTCACTTTCGCCAACTCAGACTTCATGCCGCACAACCTGCTGGTGGTGAAGCCCGGCAAAGCGGACGAGATCGGCAATCAGGCCGTTGCCATGGGTGCCGCTGGCTTCGCGAAAGGCTTCATCCCCGACAGCCGTGAGATCCTCTGGTCCAGCAAACTGATTGAGCAGGGCAAGGAAGATGTGGGTGAGTTCCTCGCACCCACCCCGCCCGGAGACTATCCGTTCATCTGTTCCTTCCCCGGGCACCACATGGTGATGCGCGGCGTGATGAAGGTACGTTGA